In Phacochoerus africanus isolate WHEZ1 chromosome 2, ROS_Pafr_v1, whole genome shotgun sequence, one DNA window encodes the following:
- the GRIN1 gene encoding glutamate receptor ionotropic, NMDA 1 isoform X7, translating to MSTMRLLTLALLFSCSFARAACDPKIVNIGAVLSTRKHEQMFREAVNQANKRHGSWKIQLNATSVTHKPNAIQMALSVCEDLISSQVYAILVSHPPTPNDHFTPTPVSYTAGFYRIPVLGLTTRMSIYSDKSIHLSFLRTVPPYSHQSSVWFEMMRVYSWNHIILLVSDDHEGRAAQKRLETLLEERESKAEKVLQFDPGTKNVTALLMEARELEARVIILSASEDDAATVYRAAAMLNMTGSGYVWLVGEREISGNALRYAPDGIIGLQLINGKNESAHISDAVGVVAQAVHELLEKENITDPPRGCVGNTNIWKTGPLFKRVLMSSKYADGVTGRVEFNEDGDRKFANYSIMNLQNRKLVQVGIYNGTHVIPNDRKIIWPGGETEKPRGYQMSTRLKIVTIHQEPFVYVKPTLSDGTCKEEFTVNGDPVKKVICTGPNDTSPGSPRHTVPQCCYGFCIDLLIKLARTMNFTYEVHLVADGKFGTQERVNNSNKKEWNGMMGELLSGQADMIVAPLTINNERAQYIEFSKPFKYQGLTILVKKEIPRSTLDSFMQPFQSTLWLLVGLSVHVVAVMLYLLDRFSPFGRFKVNSEEEEEDALTLSSAMWFSWGVLLNSGIGEGAPRSFSARILGMVWAGFAMIIVASYTANLAAFLVLDRPEERITGINDPRLRNPSDKFIYATVKQSSVDIYFRRQVELSTMYRHMEKHNYESAAEAIQAVRDNKLHAFIWDSAVLEFEASQKCDLVTTGELFFRSGFGIGMRKDSPWKQNVSLSILKSHENGFMEDLDKTWVRYQECDSRSNAPATLTFENMAGVFMLVAGGIVAGIFLIFIEIAYKRHKDARRKQMQLAFAAVNVWRKNLQQYHPTDITGPLNLSDPSVSTVV from the exons ATGAGCACCATGCGCCTGCTGACGCTCGCCCTGCTTTTTTCCTGCTCCTTCGCCCGCGCCGCCTGCGACCCCAAGATCGTCAACATCGGCGCGGTGCTGAGCACGCGGAAGCACGAGCAGATGTTCCGCGAGGCTGTGAACCAGGCCAACAAGCGGCATGGCTCCTGGAAGATCCAGCTCAACGCCACCTCCGTCACCCACAAGCCCAACGCCATCCAGATGGCCTTGTCGGTGTGCGAAGACCTCATCTCCAGCCAG GTCTACGCCATCCTAGTTAGCCACCCACCTACCCCCAACGACCACTTCACTCCCACCCCCGTCTCCTACACAGCCGGCTTCTACCGCATCCCCGTCCTGGGGCTCACCACCCGCATGTCCATCTACTCAGACAAG AGCATCCACCTGAGCTTCCTGCGCACCGTGCCGCCCTACTCCCACCAGTCGAGCGTCTGGTTCGAGATGATGCGCGTCTACAGCTGGAACCACATCATCCTCCTGGTCAGCGACGACCACGAGGGCCGGGCGGCCCAGAAGCGCCTGGAGACGCTGCTGGAGGAGCGTGAGTCCAAG GCTGAGAAGGTGCTGCAGTTCGACCCGGGGACCAAGAACGTGACGGCCCTGCTGATGGAGGCGCGGGAGCTGGAGGCCCGGGTCATCATCCTCTCTGCCAG CGAGGACGACGCTGCCACTGTGTACCGAGCAGCCGCGATGCTGAACATGACCGGCTCGGGGTACGTGTGGCTGGTCGGGGAGCGCGAGATCTCCGGGAACGCCCTGCGCTACGCCCCAGACG GCATCATCGGACTGCAGCTCATCAACGGCAAGAACGAGTCGGCCCACATCAGCGATGCCGTGGGCGTGGTGGCCCAGGCAGTGCACGAGCTTCTTGAAAAAGAGAACATCACCGACCCGCCGCGGGGCTGCGTGGGCAACACCAACATCTGGAAGACAGGGCCGCTCTTCAAGAG GGTGCTCATGTCTTCCAAGTACGCGGATGGGGTGACTGGCCGCGTGGAATTCAATGAGGACGGGGACCGGAAGTTTGCCAACTACAGCATCATGAACCTGCAGAACCGCAAGCTGGTACAAGTGGGCATCTACAACGGCACCCAT GTCATTCCCAACGACAGGAAGATCATCTGGCCGGGTGGAGAGACAGAGAAGCCCCGAGGCTACCAGATGTCCACCAGGCTGAAG ATCGTGACAATCCACCAGGAGCCCTTCGTGTACGTCAAGCCCACGCTGAGCGACGGCACGTGCAAGGAGGAGTTCACCGTCAACGGGGATCCTGTCAAGAAGGTCATCTGCACCGGGCCCAACGACACGTCGCCGGGCAGCC CGCGCCACACCGTGCCTCAGTGCTGCTACGGCTTCTGCATCGACCTACTCATCAAGCTGGCGCGGACCATGAACTTCACGTATGAGGTGCACCTGGTGGCCGATGGCAAGTTCGGGACGCAGGAGCGG GTGAACAACAGCAACAAGAAGGAGTGGAACGGCATGATGGGCGAGCTGCTCAGCGGGCAGGCGGACATGATCGTGGCGCCCCTGACCATCAACAACGAGCGCGCCCAGTACATCGAGTTCTCCAAGCCCTTCAAGTACCAGGGCCTGACCATTCTGGTCAAGAAG GAAATCCCCCGGAGCACGCTGGACTCGTTCATGCAGCCCTTCCAGAGCACGCTGTGGCTGCTGGTGGGGCTGTCGGTGCACGTGGTGGCCGTGATGCTGTACCTGCTGGACCGCTTCAG CCCCTTCGGACGGTTCAAGGTGAacagcgaggaggaggaggaggacgcgCTGACCCTGTCTTCCGCCATGTGGTTCTCCTGGGGCGTCCTGCTCAACTCGGGCATCGGGGAAG GCGCCCCTCGAAGCTTCTCGGCGCGCATCCTGGGCATGGTGTGGGCTGGGTTCGCCATGATCATTGTGGCCTCCTACACCGCCAACCTGGCGGCCTTCCTGGTGCTGGACCGGCCCGAAGAACGCATCACCGGCATCAACGACCCGCGA CTGCGGAATCCCTCGGACAAGTTCATCTACGCCACGGTGAAGCAGAGCTCGGTGGACATCTACTTCCGGCGGCAGGTGGAGCTGAGCACCATGTACCGGCACATGGAGAAGCACAACTACGAGAGCGCGGCCGAGGCCATCCAGGCCGTGCGCGAcaa CAAGCTGCATGCCTTCATCTGGGACTCGGCGGTGCTGGAGTTTGAGGCCTCGCAGAAGTGCGACCTGGTGACCACGGGCGAGCTGTTCTTCCGCTCCGGCTTTGGCATCGGCATGCGCAAGGACAGCCCCTGGAAGCAGAACGTCTCCCTGTCCATCCTCAA GTCCCACGAGAACGGCTTCATGGAAGACCTGGACAAGACGTGGGTGCGGTACCAGGAGTGCGACTCCCGCAGCAACGCCCCTGCTACCCTCACCTTCGAGAACATGGCAG GAGTCTTCATGCTGGTGGCTGGCGGCATCGTGGCTGGCATCTTCCTCATCTTCATTGAGATCGCCTACAAGCGGCACAAGGACGCGCGCCGGAAGCAGATGCAGCTGGCCTTCGCGGCGGTGAACGTGTGGAGGAAGAACCTGCAG
- the GRIN1 gene encoding glutamate receptor ionotropic, NMDA 1 isoform X2, which translates to MSTMRLLTLALLFSCSFARAACDPKIVNIGAVLSTRKHEQMFREAVNQANKRHGSWKIQLNATSVTHKPNAIQMALSVCEDLISSQVYAILVSHPPTPNDHFTPTPVSYTAGFYRIPVLGLTTRMSIYSDKSIHLSFLRTVPPYSHQSSVWFEMMRVYSWNHIILLVSDDHEGRAAQKRLETLLEERESKSKKRNYESLDQLSYDNKRGPKAEKVLQFDPGTKNVTALLMEARELEARVIILSASEDDAATVYRAAAMLNMTGSGYVWLVGEREISGNALRYAPDGIIGLQLINGKNESAHISDAVGVVAQAVHELLEKENITDPPRGCVGNTNIWKTGPLFKRVLMSSKYADGVTGRVEFNEDGDRKFANYSIMNLQNRKLVQVGIYNGTHVIPNDRKIIWPGGETEKPRGYQMSTRLKIVTIHQEPFVYVKPTLSDGTCKEEFTVNGDPVKKVICTGPNDTSPGSPRHTVPQCCYGFCIDLLIKLARTMNFTYEVHLVADGKFGTQERVNNSNKKEWNGMMGELLSGQADMIVAPLTINNERAQYIEFSKPFKYQGLTILVKKEIPRSTLDSFMQPFQSTLWLLVGLSVHVVAVMLYLLDRFSPFGRFKVNSEEEEEDALTLSSAMWFSWGVLLNSGIGEGAPRSFSARILGMVWAGFAMIIVASYTANLAAFLVLDRPEERITGINDPRLRNPSDKFIYATVKQSSVDIYFRRQVELSTMYRHMEKHNYESAAEAIQAVRDNKLHAFIWDSAVLEFEASQKCDLVTTGELFFRSGFGIGMRKDSPWKQNVSLSILKSHENGFMEDLDKTWVRYQECDSRSNAPATLTFENMAGVFMLVAGGIVAGIFLIFIEIAYKRHKDARRKQMQLAFAAVNVWRKNLQDRKSGRAEPDPKKKATFRAITSTLASSFKRRRSSKDTQYHPTDITGPLNLSDPSVSTVV; encoded by the exons ATGAGCACCATGCGCCTGCTGACGCTCGCCCTGCTTTTTTCCTGCTCCTTCGCCCGCGCCGCCTGCGACCCCAAGATCGTCAACATCGGCGCGGTGCTGAGCACGCGGAAGCACGAGCAGATGTTCCGCGAGGCTGTGAACCAGGCCAACAAGCGGCATGGCTCCTGGAAGATCCAGCTCAACGCCACCTCCGTCACCCACAAGCCCAACGCCATCCAGATGGCCTTGTCGGTGTGCGAAGACCTCATCTCCAGCCAG GTCTACGCCATCCTAGTTAGCCACCCACCTACCCCCAACGACCACTTCACTCCCACCCCCGTCTCCTACACAGCCGGCTTCTACCGCATCCCCGTCCTGGGGCTCACCACCCGCATGTCCATCTACTCAGACAAG AGCATCCACCTGAGCTTCCTGCGCACCGTGCCGCCCTACTCCCACCAGTCGAGCGTCTGGTTCGAGATGATGCGCGTCTACAGCTGGAACCACATCATCCTCCTGGTCAGCGACGACCACGAGGGCCGGGCGGCCCAGAAGCGCCTGGAGACGCTGCTGGAGGAGCGTGAGTCCAAG AGTAAAAAAAGGAACTATGAAAGCCTCGACCAACTGTCCTATGACAACAAGCGCGGACCCAAG GCTGAGAAGGTGCTGCAGTTCGACCCGGGGACCAAGAACGTGACGGCCCTGCTGATGGAGGCGCGGGAGCTGGAGGCCCGGGTCATCATCCTCTCTGCCAG CGAGGACGACGCTGCCACTGTGTACCGAGCAGCCGCGATGCTGAACATGACCGGCTCGGGGTACGTGTGGCTGGTCGGGGAGCGCGAGATCTCCGGGAACGCCCTGCGCTACGCCCCAGACG GCATCATCGGACTGCAGCTCATCAACGGCAAGAACGAGTCGGCCCACATCAGCGATGCCGTGGGCGTGGTGGCCCAGGCAGTGCACGAGCTTCTTGAAAAAGAGAACATCACCGACCCGCCGCGGGGCTGCGTGGGCAACACCAACATCTGGAAGACAGGGCCGCTCTTCAAGAG GGTGCTCATGTCTTCCAAGTACGCGGATGGGGTGACTGGCCGCGTGGAATTCAATGAGGACGGGGACCGGAAGTTTGCCAACTACAGCATCATGAACCTGCAGAACCGCAAGCTGGTACAAGTGGGCATCTACAACGGCACCCAT GTCATTCCCAACGACAGGAAGATCATCTGGCCGGGTGGAGAGACAGAGAAGCCCCGAGGCTACCAGATGTCCACCAGGCTGAAG ATCGTGACAATCCACCAGGAGCCCTTCGTGTACGTCAAGCCCACGCTGAGCGACGGCACGTGCAAGGAGGAGTTCACCGTCAACGGGGATCCTGTCAAGAAGGTCATCTGCACCGGGCCCAACGACACGTCGCCGGGCAGCC CGCGCCACACCGTGCCTCAGTGCTGCTACGGCTTCTGCATCGACCTACTCATCAAGCTGGCGCGGACCATGAACTTCACGTATGAGGTGCACCTGGTGGCCGATGGCAAGTTCGGGACGCAGGAGCGG GTGAACAACAGCAACAAGAAGGAGTGGAACGGCATGATGGGCGAGCTGCTCAGCGGGCAGGCGGACATGATCGTGGCGCCCCTGACCATCAACAACGAGCGCGCCCAGTACATCGAGTTCTCCAAGCCCTTCAAGTACCAGGGCCTGACCATTCTGGTCAAGAAG GAAATCCCCCGGAGCACGCTGGACTCGTTCATGCAGCCCTTCCAGAGCACGCTGTGGCTGCTGGTGGGGCTGTCGGTGCACGTGGTGGCCGTGATGCTGTACCTGCTGGACCGCTTCAG CCCCTTCGGACGGTTCAAGGTGAacagcgaggaggaggaggaggacgcgCTGACCCTGTCTTCCGCCATGTGGTTCTCCTGGGGCGTCCTGCTCAACTCGGGCATCGGGGAAG GCGCCCCTCGAAGCTTCTCGGCGCGCATCCTGGGCATGGTGTGGGCTGGGTTCGCCATGATCATTGTGGCCTCCTACACCGCCAACCTGGCGGCCTTCCTGGTGCTGGACCGGCCCGAAGAACGCATCACCGGCATCAACGACCCGCGA CTGCGGAATCCCTCGGACAAGTTCATCTACGCCACGGTGAAGCAGAGCTCGGTGGACATCTACTTCCGGCGGCAGGTGGAGCTGAGCACCATGTACCGGCACATGGAGAAGCACAACTACGAGAGCGCGGCCGAGGCCATCCAGGCCGTGCGCGAcaa CAAGCTGCATGCCTTCATCTGGGACTCGGCGGTGCTGGAGTTTGAGGCCTCGCAGAAGTGCGACCTGGTGACCACGGGCGAGCTGTTCTTCCGCTCCGGCTTTGGCATCGGCATGCGCAAGGACAGCCCCTGGAAGCAGAACGTCTCCCTGTCCATCCTCAA GTCCCACGAGAACGGCTTCATGGAAGACCTGGACAAGACGTGGGTGCGGTACCAGGAGTGCGACTCCCGCAGCAACGCCCCTGCTACCCTCACCTTCGAGAACATGGCAG GAGTCTTCATGCTGGTGGCTGGCGGCATCGTGGCTGGCATCTTCCTCATCTTCATTGAGATCGCCTACAAGCGGCACAAGGACGCGCGCCGGAAGCAGATGCAGCTGGCCTTCGCGGCGGTGAACGTGTGGAGGAAGAACCTGCAG GATAGAAAGAGTGGTAGAGCAGAGcccgaccctaaaaagaaagccaCATTTAGGGCTATCACCTCCACCCTGGCTTCCAGCTTCAAGAGACGTAGGTCCTCCAAAGACACG
- the GRIN1 gene encoding glutamate receptor ionotropic, NMDA 1 isoform X3, protein MSTMRLLTLALLFSCSFARAACDPKIVNIGAVLSTRKHEQMFREAVNQANKRHGSWKIQLNATSVTHKPNAIQMALSVCEDLISSQVYAILVSHPPTPNDHFTPTPVSYTAGFYRIPVLGLTTRMSIYSDKSIHLSFLRTVPPYSHQSSVWFEMMRVYSWNHIILLVSDDHEGRAAQKRLETLLEERESKAEKVLQFDPGTKNVTALLMEARELEARVIILSASEDDAATVYRAAAMLNMTGSGYVWLVGEREISGNALRYAPDGIIGLQLINGKNESAHISDAVGVVAQAVHELLEKENITDPPRGCVGNTNIWKTGPLFKRVLMSSKYADGVTGRVEFNEDGDRKFANYSIMNLQNRKLVQVGIYNGTHVIPNDRKIIWPGGETEKPRGYQMSTRLKIVTIHQEPFVYVKPTLSDGTCKEEFTVNGDPVKKVICTGPNDTSPGSPRHTVPQCCYGFCIDLLIKLARTMNFTYEVHLVADGKFGTQERVNNSNKKEWNGMMGELLSGQADMIVAPLTINNERAQYIEFSKPFKYQGLTILVKKEIPRSTLDSFMQPFQSTLWLLVGLSVHVVAVMLYLLDRFSPFGRFKVNSEEEEEDALTLSSAMWFSWGVLLNSGIGEGAPRSFSARILGMVWAGFAMIIVASYTANLAAFLVLDRPEERITGINDPRLRNPSDKFIYATVKQSSVDIYFRRQVELSTMYRHMEKHNYESAAEAIQAVRDNKLHAFIWDSAVLEFEASQKCDLVTTGELFFRSGFGIGMRKDSPWKQNVSLSILKSHENGFMEDLDKTWVRYQECDSRSNAPATLTFENMAGVFMLVAGGIVAGIFLIFIEIAYKRHKDARRKQMQLAFAAVNVWRKNLQDRKSGRAEPDPKKKATFRAITSTLASSFKRRRSSKDTSTGGGRGALQNQKDTVLPRRAIEREEGQLQMCARHRES, encoded by the exons ATGAGCACCATGCGCCTGCTGACGCTCGCCCTGCTTTTTTCCTGCTCCTTCGCCCGCGCCGCCTGCGACCCCAAGATCGTCAACATCGGCGCGGTGCTGAGCACGCGGAAGCACGAGCAGATGTTCCGCGAGGCTGTGAACCAGGCCAACAAGCGGCATGGCTCCTGGAAGATCCAGCTCAACGCCACCTCCGTCACCCACAAGCCCAACGCCATCCAGATGGCCTTGTCGGTGTGCGAAGACCTCATCTCCAGCCAG GTCTACGCCATCCTAGTTAGCCACCCACCTACCCCCAACGACCACTTCACTCCCACCCCCGTCTCCTACACAGCCGGCTTCTACCGCATCCCCGTCCTGGGGCTCACCACCCGCATGTCCATCTACTCAGACAAG AGCATCCACCTGAGCTTCCTGCGCACCGTGCCGCCCTACTCCCACCAGTCGAGCGTCTGGTTCGAGATGATGCGCGTCTACAGCTGGAACCACATCATCCTCCTGGTCAGCGACGACCACGAGGGCCGGGCGGCCCAGAAGCGCCTGGAGACGCTGCTGGAGGAGCGTGAGTCCAAG GCTGAGAAGGTGCTGCAGTTCGACCCGGGGACCAAGAACGTGACGGCCCTGCTGATGGAGGCGCGGGAGCTGGAGGCCCGGGTCATCATCCTCTCTGCCAG CGAGGACGACGCTGCCACTGTGTACCGAGCAGCCGCGATGCTGAACATGACCGGCTCGGGGTACGTGTGGCTGGTCGGGGAGCGCGAGATCTCCGGGAACGCCCTGCGCTACGCCCCAGACG GCATCATCGGACTGCAGCTCATCAACGGCAAGAACGAGTCGGCCCACATCAGCGATGCCGTGGGCGTGGTGGCCCAGGCAGTGCACGAGCTTCTTGAAAAAGAGAACATCACCGACCCGCCGCGGGGCTGCGTGGGCAACACCAACATCTGGAAGACAGGGCCGCTCTTCAAGAG GGTGCTCATGTCTTCCAAGTACGCGGATGGGGTGACTGGCCGCGTGGAATTCAATGAGGACGGGGACCGGAAGTTTGCCAACTACAGCATCATGAACCTGCAGAACCGCAAGCTGGTACAAGTGGGCATCTACAACGGCACCCAT GTCATTCCCAACGACAGGAAGATCATCTGGCCGGGTGGAGAGACAGAGAAGCCCCGAGGCTACCAGATGTCCACCAGGCTGAAG ATCGTGACAATCCACCAGGAGCCCTTCGTGTACGTCAAGCCCACGCTGAGCGACGGCACGTGCAAGGAGGAGTTCACCGTCAACGGGGATCCTGTCAAGAAGGTCATCTGCACCGGGCCCAACGACACGTCGCCGGGCAGCC CGCGCCACACCGTGCCTCAGTGCTGCTACGGCTTCTGCATCGACCTACTCATCAAGCTGGCGCGGACCATGAACTTCACGTATGAGGTGCACCTGGTGGCCGATGGCAAGTTCGGGACGCAGGAGCGG GTGAACAACAGCAACAAGAAGGAGTGGAACGGCATGATGGGCGAGCTGCTCAGCGGGCAGGCGGACATGATCGTGGCGCCCCTGACCATCAACAACGAGCGCGCCCAGTACATCGAGTTCTCCAAGCCCTTCAAGTACCAGGGCCTGACCATTCTGGTCAAGAAG GAAATCCCCCGGAGCACGCTGGACTCGTTCATGCAGCCCTTCCAGAGCACGCTGTGGCTGCTGGTGGGGCTGTCGGTGCACGTGGTGGCCGTGATGCTGTACCTGCTGGACCGCTTCAG CCCCTTCGGACGGTTCAAGGTGAacagcgaggaggaggaggaggacgcgCTGACCCTGTCTTCCGCCATGTGGTTCTCCTGGGGCGTCCTGCTCAACTCGGGCATCGGGGAAG GCGCCCCTCGAAGCTTCTCGGCGCGCATCCTGGGCATGGTGTGGGCTGGGTTCGCCATGATCATTGTGGCCTCCTACACCGCCAACCTGGCGGCCTTCCTGGTGCTGGACCGGCCCGAAGAACGCATCACCGGCATCAACGACCCGCGA CTGCGGAATCCCTCGGACAAGTTCATCTACGCCACGGTGAAGCAGAGCTCGGTGGACATCTACTTCCGGCGGCAGGTGGAGCTGAGCACCATGTACCGGCACATGGAGAAGCACAACTACGAGAGCGCGGCCGAGGCCATCCAGGCCGTGCGCGAcaa CAAGCTGCATGCCTTCATCTGGGACTCGGCGGTGCTGGAGTTTGAGGCCTCGCAGAAGTGCGACCTGGTGACCACGGGCGAGCTGTTCTTCCGCTCCGGCTTTGGCATCGGCATGCGCAAGGACAGCCCCTGGAAGCAGAACGTCTCCCTGTCCATCCTCAA GTCCCACGAGAACGGCTTCATGGAAGACCTGGACAAGACGTGGGTGCGGTACCAGGAGTGCGACTCCCGCAGCAACGCCCCTGCTACCCTCACCTTCGAGAACATGGCAG GAGTCTTCATGCTGGTGGCTGGCGGCATCGTGGCTGGCATCTTCCTCATCTTCATTGAGATCGCCTACAAGCGGCACAAGGACGCGCGCCGGAAGCAGATGCAGCTGGCCTTCGCGGCGGTGAACGTGTGGAGGAAGAACCTGCAG GATAGAAAGAGTGGTAGAGCAGAGcccgaccctaaaaagaaagccaCATTTAGGGCTATCACCTCCACCCTGGCTTCCAGCTTCAAGAGACGTAGGTCCTCCAAAGACACG
- the GRIN1 gene encoding glutamate receptor ionotropic, NMDA 1 isoform X6, whose protein sequence is MSTMRLLTLALLFSCSFARAACDPKIVNIGAVLSTRKHEQMFREAVNQANKRHGSWKIQLNATSVTHKPNAIQMALSVCEDLISSQVYAILVSHPPTPNDHFTPTPVSYTAGFYRIPVLGLTTRMSIYSDKSIHLSFLRTVPPYSHQSSVWFEMMRVYSWNHIILLVSDDHEGRAAQKRLETLLEERESKAEKVLQFDPGTKNVTALLMEARELEARVIILSASEDDAATVYRAAAMLNMTGSGYVWLVGEREISGNALRYAPDGIIGLQLINGKNESAHISDAVGVVAQAVHELLEKENITDPPRGCVGNTNIWKTGPLFKRVLMSSKYADGVTGRVEFNEDGDRKFANYSIMNLQNRKLVQVGIYNGTHVIPNDRKIIWPGGETEKPRGYQMSTRLKIVTIHQEPFVYVKPTLSDGTCKEEFTVNGDPVKKVICTGPNDTSPGSPRHTVPQCCYGFCIDLLIKLARTMNFTYEVHLVADGKFGTQERVNNSNKKEWNGMMGELLSGQADMIVAPLTINNERAQYIEFSKPFKYQGLTILVKKEIPRSTLDSFMQPFQSTLWLLVGLSVHVVAVMLYLLDRFSPFGRFKVNSEEEEEDALTLSSAMWFSWGVLLNSGIGEGAPRSFSARILGMVWAGFAMIIVASYTANLAAFLVLDRPEERITGINDPRLRNPSDKFIYATVKQSSVDIYFRRQVELSTMYRHMEKHNYESAAEAIQAVRDNKLHAFIWDSAVLEFEASQKCDLVTTGELFFRSGFGIGMRKDSPWKQNVSLSILKSHENGFMEDLDKTWVRYQECDSRSNAPATLTFENMAGVFMLVAGGIVAGIFLIFIEIAYKRHKDARRKQMQLAFAAVNVWRKNLQSTGGGRGALQNQKDTVLPRRAIEREEGQLQMCARHRES, encoded by the exons ATGAGCACCATGCGCCTGCTGACGCTCGCCCTGCTTTTTTCCTGCTCCTTCGCCCGCGCCGCCTGCGACCCCAAGATCGTCAACATCGGCGCGGTGCTGAGCACGCGGAAGCACGAGCAGATGTTCCGCGAGGCTGTGAACCAGGCCAACAAGCGGCATGGCTCCTGGAAGATCCAGCTCAACGCCACCTCCGTCACCCACAAGCCCAACGCCATCCAGATGGCCTTGTCGGTGTGCGAAGACCTCATCTCCAGCCAG GTCTACGCCATCCTAGTTAGCCACCCACCTACCCCCAACGACCACTTCACTCCCACCCCCGTCTCCTACACAGCCGGCTTCTACCGCATCCCCGTCCTGGGGCTCACCACCCGCATGTCCATCTACTCAGACAAG AGCATCCACCTGAGCTTCCTGCGCACCGTGCCGCCCTACTCCCACCAGTCGAGCGTCTGGTTCGAGATGATGCGCGTCTACAGCTGGAACCACATCATCCTCCTGGTCAGCGACGACCACGAGGGCCGGGCGGCCCAGAAGCGCCTGGAGACGCTGCTGGAGGAGCGTGAGTCCAAG GCTGAGAAGGTGCTGCAGTTCGACCCGGGGACCAAGAACGTGACGGCCCTGCTGATGGAGGCGCGGGAGCTGGAGGCCCGGGTCATCATCCTCTCTGCCAG CGAGGACGACGCTGCCACTGTGTACCGAGCAGCCGCGATGCTGAACATGACCGGCTCGGGGTACGTGTGGCTGGTCGGGGAGCGCGAGATCTCCGGGAACGCCCTGCGCTACGCCCCAGACG GCATCATCGGACTGCAGCTCATCAACGGCAAGAACGAGTCGGCCCACATCAGCGATGCCGTGGGCGTGGTGGCCCAGGCAGTGCACGAGCTTCTTGAAAAAGAGAACATCACCGACCCGCCGCGGGGCTGCGTGGGCAACACCAACATCTGGAAGACAGGGCCGCTCTTCAAGAG GGTGCTCATGTCTTCCAAGTACGCGGATGGGGTGACTGGCCGCGTGGAATTCAATGAGGACGGGGACCGGAAGTTTGCCAACTACAGCATCATGAACCTGCAGAACCGCAAGCTGGTACAAGTGGGCATCTACAACGGCACCCAT GTCATTCCCAACGACAGGAAGATCATCTGGCCGGGTGGAGAGACAGAGAAGCCCCGAGGCTACCAGATGTCCACCAGGCTGAAG ATCGTGACAATCCACCAGGAGCCCTTCGTGTACGTCAAGCCCACGCTGAGCGACGGCACGTGCAAGGAGGAGTTCACCGTCAACGGGGATCCTGTCAAGAAGGTCATCTGCACCGGGCCCAACGACACGTCGCCGGGCAGCC CGCGCCACACCGTGCCTCAGTGCTGCTACGGCTTCTGCATCGACCTACTCATCAAGCTGGCGCGGACCATGAACTTCACGTATGAGGTGCACCTGGTGGCCGATGGCAAGTTCGGGACGCAGGAGCGG GTGAACAACAGCAACAAGAAGGAGTGGAACGGCATGATGGGCGAGCTGCTCAGCGGGCAGGCGGACATGATCGTGGCGCCCCTGACCATCAACAACGAGCGCGCCCAGTACATCGAGTTCTCCAAGCCCTTCAAGTACCAGGGCCTGACCATTCTGGTCAAGAAG GAAATCCCCCGGAGCACGCTGGACTCGTTCATGCAGCCCTTCCAGAGCACGCTGTGGCTGCTGGTGGGGCTGTCGGTGCACGTGGTGGCCGTGATGCTGTACCTGCTGGACCGCTTCAG CCCCTTCGGACGGTTCAAGGTGAacagcgaggaggaggaggaggacgcgCTGACCCTGTCTTCCGCCATGTGGTTCTCCTGGGGCGTCCTGCTCAACTCGGGCATCGGGGAAG GCGCCCCTCGAAGCTTCTCGGCGCGCATCCTGGGCATGGTGTGGGCTGGGTTCGCCATGATCATTGTGGCCTCCTACACCGCCAACCTGGCGGCCTTCCTGGTGCTGGACCGGCCCGAAGAACGCATCACCGGCATCAACGACCCGCGA CTGCGGAATCCCTCGGACAAGTTCATCTACGCCACGGTGAAGCAGAGCTCGGTGGACATCTACTTCCGGCGGCAGGTGGAGCTGAGCACCATGTACCGGCACATGGAGAAGCACAACTACGAGAGCGCGGCCGAGGCCATCCAGGCCGTGCGCGAcaa CAAGCTGCATGCCTTCATCTGGGACTCGGCGGTGCTGGAGTTTGAGGCCTCGCAGAAGTGCGACCTGGTGACCACGGGCGAGCTGTTCTTCCGCTCCGGCTTTGGCATCGGCATGCGCAAGGACAGCCCCTGGAAGCAGAACGTCTCCCTGTCCATCCTCAA GTCCCACGAGAACGGCTTCATGGAAGACCTGGACAAGACGTGGGTGCGGTACCAGGAGTGCGACTCCCGCAGCAACGCCCCTGCTACCCTCACCTTCGAGAACATGGCAG GAGTCTTCATGCTGGTGGCTGGCGGCATCGTGGCTGGCATCTTCCTCATCTTCATTGAGATCGCCTACAAGCGGCACAAGGACGCGCGCCGGAAGCAGATGCAGCTGGCCTTCGCGGCGGTGAACGTGTGGAGGAAGAACCTGCAG